The following coding sequences lie in one Arachis ipaensis cultivar K30076 chromosome B05, Araip1.1, whole genome shotgun sequence genomic window:
- the LOC107641028 gene encoding bidirectional sugar transporter SWEET6b-like: MVSAAIARNVVGVIGNVISFGLFFSPAPTFYRIIKRKSVEEFKPDPYIATVLNCAFWVFYGLPFVHPHSILVVTINSVGLAFEFVYLTIFYIYATNKGRKKVAIYLVIEAIFFAMIALITLLALHGTRKRSLVVGVLCDIFNVMMYVSPLTIMAKVIKTKSVEFMPFWLSLANFLNGVCWTTYALIHPFDLYVLISNSIGAVSGLVQLILYACYCSCKGDKNNDESVYGTKPETAVQLSTTSNGRVAVQV; encoded by the exons GCAACGTCATCTCTTTTGGATTGTTCTTCTCACCGGC ACCAACTTTCTATAGAATTATAAAGAGGAAGTCAGTGGAGGAGTTCAAACCTGATCCTTACATAGCAACAGTGCTAAACTGTGCGTTTTGGGTGTTTTATGGGCTTCCATTTGTTCACCCTCACAGTATTCTCGTTGTTACTATCAACAGCGTTGGACTTGCCTTCGAATTTGTCTATCTTACCATATTTTACATTTATGCCACCAACAAAGGACGG AAGAAGGTAGCGATTTATCTTGTGATTGAGGCTATTTTCTTTGCCATGATTGCTCTTATAACGTTGCTAGCACTGCATGGCACTCGCAAAAGGTCGTTAGTGGTTGGTGTACTGTGTGATATATTCAATGTTATGATGTATGTCTCCCCTCTCACTATCATG GCGAAGGTTATAAAAACGAAGAGTGTGGAATTTATGCCATTCTGGCTCTCTCTCGCTAACTTCCTCAATGGCGTGTGCTGGACAACATATGCTCTCATCCACCCCTTCGATCTTTATGTCTTG ATAAGCAACAGTATTGGAGCAGTGTCTGGACTTGTTCAACTAATATTATATGCTTGCTACTGCTCCTGCAAGGGAGACAAAAACAATGATGAGAGTGTCTATGGCACAAAACCAGAAACTGCGGTTCAACTCTCTACTACTTCAAATGGAAGGGTTGCAGTTCAAGTTTGA
- the LOC110262998 gene encoding uncharacterized protein LOC110262998 has translation MAYFRNDEEFKCCCLTNITNRASPRSSKYTGGLATFMNTKSRLSKSLDRELTLAETFKYTHTLKANMERFADERSTADYDDYTQMLEAAIQHSQLPSGNDEAGSEISVVDFDSGL, from the exons ATGGCCTATTTTAGAAATGATGAGGAGTTCAAGTGTTGCTGTCTAACGAACATCACTAACAGGGCTTCACCGAGGTCGTCTAAGTATACGGGTGGGTTGGCGACCTTCATGAACACGAAGAGCAGACTG TCTAAGTCGTTGGATCGTGAGCTGACACTGGCAGAGACTTTCAAGTATACCCATACCTTGAAGGCCAACATGGAGAGATTTGCTGACGAGCGGTCTACAGCCGATTAT GATGATTACACGCAGATGTTGGAGGCCGCGATCCAACATTCTCAGCTGCCTAGTGGGAACGACGAAGCCGGCTCCGAGATCTCAGTGGTAGATTTTGATAGTGGCCTCTGA